In one window of Pieris brassicae chromosome 10, ilPieBrab1.1, whole genome shotgun sequence DNA:
- the LOC123715402 gene encoding anaphase-promoting complex subunit 10, with protein MTSEKDPLVSERSGTVREVGNNAIWSLSSCKPGFGIDQLRDDCMDTYWQSDGQLPHLVNIQFQRKTMVSHIYIYTDYKLDESYTPSRISIRAGTHFNDLQEIEVIELIEPSGWEMIPIKDLDDSPIRTYMIQIAILSNHQNGRDTHMRQIKIHSPCEPTNLDISKFSKFTTVQCQQYATIR; from the exons atgaCATCGGAAAAGGACCCTTTGGTTAGCGAAAGATCCGGAACAGTACGTGAAGTAGGAAATAATGCTATTTGGAGTCTATCCTCCTGCAAACCTG gTTTTGGTATTGATCAATTAAGAGATGATTGCATGGACACCTATTGGCAATCTGATGGTCAATTACCACATTTAGTAAACATTCAATTTCAACGGAAAACCATGGTATCACACATTTATATCTATACAGACTATAAACTTGATGAAAGTTACACACCAAGTAGAATTTCCATTCGCGCTGGAACACATTTTAATGATCTACAGGAAATTGAAGTGATAGAATTAATAGAACCTAGTg GTTGGGAAATGATTCCTATTAAAGATCTAGATGATAGCCCAATACGGACTTATATGATACAAATAGCGATTCTAAGTAATCACCAAAATGGACGTGATACTCACATGAGACAAATAAAGATTCATTCTCCATGTGAGCCAACAAATTTAGACATTTCTAAGTTCAGCAAATTTACTACTGTACAGTGCCAGCAATATGCCACAATAAGATGA
- the LOC123715401 gene encoding translation initiation factor eIF-2B subunit epsilon has translation MDGDKENVVQAVVIMDTFNSNLNPICADKPTGLLALAGVPLIDYVLESLVAGGVGEVILFSCQEPSKVREYVKKRKGEKVPWTFTLDVQILSSETCQTMGDVMREIDAAGLIRGYFILLNVNTITNVNFAQLLEQHKQTCKKDKGAAMTLVYKEVAWDHPLISNNNPIFVAADGNTNKILLYQKYKIKCRDNTLSLPLESVLHHSEVKLHHNLLDANIALCSPSVPPLFSDNFDFQNRNDFIHGILINEDILASSLYYTLLKGNQYAAAVTNWKTYHIICLDVLHRWVHPLSIETGSFYQNSYIFMGKHNYIKTNSVLSRSCSLIEDVIIGSESHISDMSSLRKSIIGDKSLIGKNVTLQGSHIMNNVVVKDNCKIINSFIDDGCIIEDNCILEGVIIACGAKVNTDSKLKGNIIEKSLNDKNEKTLSKSTSESGTEWENESSGDGDEEFVGFEKQWSDSESCYSSDSSAESSLRNSPVPDDINIFLQEVIDSLARGYEEKLKCDYLILEINSSRYAYNIQLNEVNFFVVRALLSLPILVDSKNVLVTVKDILKFFHPVLSNYIKTKSSTMDCLRAVEDSCIKNEWLNDKAGQVIHLLYNADVIDEDSLLEWYEDLKEEESEIVNQTSLVKFFEWLNQASEESDESE, from the exons atggatggcgatAAAGAAAATGTTGTTCAAGCTGTTGTAATAATGGATACATTTAATAGCAATCTAAATCCCATATGCGCTGATAAACCTACA GGTTTACTAGCTCTAGCTGGGGTACCTCTTATCGATTATGTTCTGGAGTCGCTTGTGGCTGGAGGAGTAGGAGAAGTTATATTGTTCTCTTGTCAAGAACCATCAAAAGTTAGAGAATATGTCAA gAAACGTAAGGGAGAAAAAGTGCCATGGACATTTACACTAGATGTACAGATATTGTCCTCTGAAACATGTCAGACAATGGGTGATGTGATGCGGGAAATAGATGCAGCGGGTCTTATTAGAGGATACTTCATACTACTAAATGTTAATACTATAACTAATGTTAACTTCGCTCAATTATTGGAACAACACAA acAAACCTGTAAAAAAGATAAAGGTGCAGCAATGACATTAGTCTATAAAGAAGTTGCATGGGATCATCCtcttataagtaataataatcctaTTTTTGTGGCAGCTGATGGTAATACTAACAAAATTTTGCTGTATCagaagtataaaataaaatgtagggaTAATACATTATCTTTACCTTTG GAGAGTGTATTGCATCATTCAGAAGTAAAATTGCATCATAATCTACTTGACGCAAATATTGCCCTCTGTTCACCTTCAGTTCCTCCACTTTTTTCTGATAATTTTGATTTCCAAAACAGAAATGATTTTATACATGGAATTCTTATAAATGAAGATATTCTAGCCAGCTCTTTATATTACACTTTATTGAAGGGAAATCAATATGCAGCAGCTGTAACAAATTGGAAAACTTATCATATTATATG ctTGGATGTACTTCACCGTTGGGTTCATCCATTATCTATTGAAACTGGATCCTTTTACCAGAATAGTTATATCTTTATGGGCAAgcacaattatattaaaacaaattctgTGCTCAGCag gtctTGTTCACTCATTGAGGATGTTATAATTGGATCAGAATCCCATATAAGTGACATGTCATCACTACGTAAAAGTATAATTGGTGATAAAAGTCTTATTGGAAAAAATGTTACACTACAAGGAAGTcatattatgaataatgttGTTGTAAAggataattgtaaaattataaatagttttattgatgATGGCTGCATTATAGAAGATAATTGCATTCTCGAGGGTGTAATAATTGCTTGTGGAGCAAAAGTAAATACTGATTCAAAATTAAAGGGAAACATAATTGAAAAGTCACTTAATGACAAAAATG AAAAAACATTATCTAAATCTACATCTGAAAGTGGAACAGAGTGGGAAAATGAATCATCTGGTGATGGGGATGAGGAGTTTGTTGGTTTTGAGAAACAGTGGAGTGATAGTGAATCATGTTATTCATCAGACTCTAGTGCTGAATCCTCATTACGTAATTCACCAGTTCCTGATGATATAAACA ttTTCCTTCAAGAGGTGATTGACAGTTTAGCAAGAGGTTATGAAGAGAAATTAAAGTGTGATTACCTCATATTAGAAATCAACTCCTCAAGATATGCTtacaatattcaattaaatgaAGTCAATTTCTTTGTTGTGAGAGCATTACTCAGTTTGCCTATTCTGGTGGACAGCAAGAATGTTCTTGTCACAGTGAAAGATATATTGAAGTTTTTCCATCCTGTTTTATCTAACTATATTAAGACAAAATCATCAACAATGGACTGTCTACGAGCTGTTgag gaCAGCTGCATTAAAAATGAATGGCTTAATGATAAAGCAGGTCAAGTTATACATTTGCTCTATAATGCAGATGTTATAGATGAAGATTCTTTATTAGAATGGTATGAGGATTTGAAAGAGGAGGAAAGTGAAATTGTAAATCAAACATCACTTGTTAAGTTCTTTGAGTGGCTCAATCAAGCTAGTGAAGAAAGCGATGAATCTGAgtaa
- the LOC123714899 gene encoding uncharacterized protein LOC123714899 isoform X2, which translates to MDRETKHTNQQKAASTDAPKTNINRVASQDVLRCKSPVTRYSDAPISQTDAPNRAASEAPKERAAAEEAPNRDAPLTVPTPMVSHTPPHKDASTVAARLTASVEQKIATPKDDTAMSASIGGASEARSMRKTEAATMSTSSAQTSTMDMSALKSAIQESTPRMVLSSSKRRRLRKAKRATEQQQLITGSQRIPENPGTAPAVTTTAGRGKRAPKPTGSSAALKPIGSRCGKGPRGGYQTKNPNQTKQQTKGQKRDRPEETVTPTGESKRVKPNKLRLESGTSASYAEAAASYKANELCVAVMTEPFIDMTQEQADNIRLQIEGKIQDELMADLEATLATEPNDIRFRGRAHFSDGVLKTWCEDTYTLGWLTGACDVINNPIPDTKLVVRPQSDIPKKVPCLLHVPGFTGSTETLRKLITRQNRHLNIRSWTLTHERRTQDPTGVSLFLRVPEYEISKIKAHERRIYYLMGNIYIRILEKDEPSVVAAATVTTASTSGTGSSGPKPPSSTTEIAAVAEETGGSEFSDSCLRSSP; encoded by the exons ATGGATAGAGAGACAAAACACACAAACCAACAAAAGGCTGCATCCACAGATGCGCCTAAAACTAACATAAACAGGGTTGCGTCGCAGGACGTGTTGAGGTGCAAGTCACCAGTGACACGATACTCTGATGCCCCTATCTCGCAAACGGATGCACCCAATAGGGCAGCGTCCGAGGCACCAAAGGAGAGGGCAGCGGCTGAGGAAGCGCCAAACCGGGATGCACCCTTAACCGTGCCCACTCCAATGGTATCTCATACACCACCACACAAGGATGCGTCCACTGTTGCGGCCAGGCTGACTGCGTCGGTCGAGCAGAAGATAGCAACTCCGAAGGATGATACAGCAATGTCTGCGTCCATAGGGGGGGCATCCGAAGCAAGATCGATGCGGAAGACCGAGGCTGCGACGATGAGCACGTCCAGTGCACAAACCTCGACCATGGACATGTCGGCCCTGAAATCAGCGATTCAGGAATCGACTCCCAGGATGGTCCTAAGCTCCTCAAAAAGGCGACGGCTCAGGAAGGCCAAAAGAGCGACGGAACAGCAACAGCTGATTACCGGCTCTCAGAGGATACCTGAGAACCCTGGAACTGCCCCCGCGGTTACCACAACTGCAGGACGCGGGAAAAGGGCACCGAAGCCGACTGGGTCCTCTGCCGCGCTCAAGCCTATTGGCTCTAGGTGCGGTAAAGGACCTAGAGGGGGGTACCAAACCAAAAACCCAAACCAAaccaaacaacaaacaaagggCCAGAAACGCGATCGGCCAGAGGAAACCGTGACACCGACTGGGGAGAGTAAAAGGGTTAAACCTAACAAACTCCGGCTGGAGTCAGGGACCTCGGCCAGTTACGCGGAAGCGGCAGCATCCTACAAAGCCAACGAGCTTTGTGTTGCCGTGATGACTGAGCCCTTTATAGACATGACACAAGAACAGGCAGATAACATCCGCCTACAAATCGAGGGTAAAATCCAAGATGAGCTCATGGCGGATCTTGAAGCTACCCTAGCAACTGAACCCAACGACATCAGATTCCGGGGAAGAGCCCACTTCTCAGATGGTGTCCTCAAAACTTGGTGCGAGGATACCTACACGCTGGGATGGCTTACCGGAGCATGTGATGTCATCAATAATCCGATACCGGACACCAAACTGGTGGTACGGCCTCAGTCAGACATTCCGAAGAAGGTGCCGTGCTTACTGCATGTTCCAGGGTTCACTGGTAGCACGGAAACTTTACGGAAACTGATCACCAGGCAAAACCGCCACCTAAACATCAGATCTTGGACCCTGACTCACGAACGTAGAACACAGGACCCGACAGGCGTATCTTTGTTCCTTCGTGTTCCGGAATATGAGATCTCAAAGATCAAGGCTCACGAACGTCGCATCTACTATCTGATGGGGAACATCTATATCCGAATTCTGGAAAAGGATGAACCCTCAGTGGTAGCTGCCGCCACAGTAACTACTGCCAGTACATCGGGGACGGGATCCTCGGGGCCAAAGCCGCCCTCGTCAACGACGGAGATAGCCGCGGTTGCCGAG GAGACAGGGGGGAGTGAATTCAGCGACAGCTGTTTGCGCTCCTCCCCCTAA
- the LOC123714899 gene encoding uncharacterized protein LOC123714899 isoform X1 — translation MDRETKHTNQQKAASTDAPKTNINRVASQDVLRCKSPVTRYSDAPISQTDAPNRAASEAPKERAAAEEAPNRDAPLTVPTPMVSHTPPHKDASTVAARLTASVEQKIATPKDDTAMSASIGGASEARSMRKTEAATMSTSSAQTSTMDMSALKSAIQESTPRMVLSSSKRRRLRKAKRATEQQQLITGSQRIPENPGTAPAVTTTAGRGKRAPKPTGSSAALKPIGSRCGKGPRGGYQTKNPNQTKQQTKGQKRDRPEETVTPTGESKRVKPNKLRLESGTSASYAEAAASYKANELCVAVMTEPFIDMTQEQADNIRLQIEGKIQDELMADLEATLATEPNDIRFRGRAHFSDGVLKTWCEDTYTLGWLTGACDVINNPIPDTKLVVRPQSDIPKKVPCLLHVPGFTGSTETLRKLITRQNRHLNIRSWTLTHERRTQDPTGVSLFLRVPEYEISKIKAHERRIYYLMGNIYIRILEKDEPSVVAAATVTTASTSGTGSSGPKPPSSTTEIAAVAEVNVPMETAQQPPSPVQLTSDDEFFQETGGSEFSDSCLRSSP, via the coding sequence ATGGATAGAGAGACAAAACACACAAACCAACAAAAGGCTGCATCCACAGATGCGCCTAAAACTAACATAAACAGGGTTGCGTCGCAGGACGTGTTGAGGTGCAAGTCACCAGTGACACGATACTCTGATGCCCCTATCTCGCAAACGGATGCACCCAATAGGGCAGCGTCCGAGGCACCAAAGGAGAGGGCAGCGGCTGAGGAAGCGCCAAACCGGGATGCACCCTTAACCGTGCCCACTCCAATGGTATCTCATACACCACCACACAAGGATGCGTCCACTGTTGCGGCCAGGCTGACTGCGTCGGTCGAGCAGAAGATAGCAACTCCGAAGGATGATACAGCAATGTCTGCGTCCATAGGGGGGGCATCCGAAGCAAGATCGATGCGGAAGACCGAGGCTGCGACGATGAGCACGTCCAGTGCACAAACCTCGACCATGGACATGTCGGCCCTGAAATCAGCGATTCAGGAATCGACTCCCAGGATGGTCCTAAGCTCCTCAAAAAGGCGACGGCTCAGGAAGGCCAAAAGAGCGACGGAACAGCAACAGCTGATTACCGGCTCTCAGAGGATACCTGAGAACCCTGGAACTGCCCCCGCGGTTACCACAACTGCAGGACGCGGGAAAAGGGCACCGAAGCCGACTGGGTCCTCTGCCGCGCTCAAGCCTATTGGCTCTAGGTGCGGTAAAGGACCTAGAGGGGGGTACCAAACCAAAAACCCAAACCAAaccaaacaacaaacaaagggCCAGAAACGCGATCGGCCAGAGGAAACCGTGACACCGACTGGGGAGAGTAAAAGGGTTAAACCTAACAAACTCCGGCTGGAGTCAGGGACCTCGGCCAGTTACGCGGAAGCGGCAGCATCCTACAAAGCCAACGAGCTTTGTGTTGCCGTGATGACTGAGCCCTTTATAGACATGACACAAGAACAGGCAGATAACATCCGCCTACAAATCGAGGGTAAAATCCAAGATGAGCTCATGGCGGATCTTGAAGCTACCCTAGCAACTGAACCCAACGACATCAGATTCCGGGGAAGAGCCCACTTCTCAGATGGTGTCCTCAAAACTTGGTGCGAGGATACCTACACGCTGGGATGGCTTACCGGAGCATGTGATGTCATCAATAATCCGATACCGGACACCAAACTGGTGGTACGGCCTCAGTCAGACATTCCGAAGAAGGTGCCGTGCTTACTGCATGTTCCAGGGTTCACTGGTAGCACGGAAACTTTACGGAAACTGATCACCAGGCAAAACCGCCACCTAAACATCAGATCTTGGACCCTGACTCACGAACGTAGAACACAGGACCCGACAGGCGTATCTTTGTTCCTTCGTGTTCCGGAATATGAGATCTCAAAGATCAAGGCTCACGAACGTCGCATCTACTATCTGATGGGGAACATCTATATCCGAATTCTGGAAAAGGATGAACCCTCAGTGGTAGCTGCCGCCACAGTAACTACTGCCAGTACATCGGGGACGGGATCCTCGGGGCCAAAGCCGCCCTCGTCAACGACGGAGATAGCCGCGGTTGCCGAGGTAAACGTCCCCATGGAGACAGCTCAACAACCACCCTCACCGGTGCAACTAACCTCGGATGACGAGTTCTTTCAGGAGACAGGGGGGAGTGAATTCAGCGACAGCTGTTTGCGCTCCTCCCCCTAA